The Amycolatopsis mongoliensis genome includes a window with the following:
- a CDS encoding Imm8 family immunity protein, with amino-acid sequence MRAVVRHFISPDIDLDDFRPEEPADFSFLLQVLVGPSDSEGEESLELIVCTPRALERRVASEGVVFGRPLVIVESPDISRILKAVRGAVERLEAPSWDALCGKLERLGIYEFEDC; translated from the coding sequence ATGAGGGCTGTCGTTCGTCACTTCATCAGTCCGGACATCGACCTCGACGACTTCCGGCCAGAGGAACCAGCCGACTTCTCCTTTCTTCTCCAAGTGCTAGTCGGGCCAAGCGACTCAGAGGGTGAGGAGTCTCTCGAGCTGATTGTCTGCACGCCCCGTGCACTGGAGCGACGTGTCGCGTCGGAGGGGGTTGTTTTCGGTCGTCCGCTGGTAATTGTCGAGTCGCCGGACATCTCTCGGATATTGAAGGCGGTAAGGGGCGCGGTGGAGCGCCTCGAGGCTCCGTCTTGGGATGCGTTGTGTGGGAAACTGGAGCGTCTGGGAATCTACGAGTTCGAAGACTGCTGA
- a CDS encoding DUF3558 family protein produces the protein MTGRRTFCVVVAVLGLGLGAGCSPGGSPAPAGPSVSIPPIPGIGMSGAGRFRADPCAAVTVEQLTAIGFSGGERRRDGNRCVTTFGAVASVSTAKRGDSLRILYQEHALGHDTGNHWEPITVETIYPAVIVSVEENVPSKQTEGPLGCTLALAADDTTLVYINAATADEPEAGPWQHDPCGAAKKVAALTVNNLTA, from the coding sequence ATGACAGGTCGCCGGACTTTCTGTGTTGTCGTCGCCGTGCTGGGTCTGGGGCTGGGTGCCGGCTGCTCTCCCGGTGGGTCGCCGGCTCCGGCTGGGCCGTCGGTGTCGATTCCGCCGATCCCCGGGATCGGGATGAGCGGGGCCGGGCGGTTCCGCGCCGATCCGTGCGCCGCGGTCACCGTCGAGCAGCTCACCGCTATCGGCTTCTCCGGCGGCGAACGCCGCCGCGACGGGAACCGATGCGTCACCACGTTCGGTGCCGTCGCCAGCGTCAGCACCGCGAAGCGAGGTGACAGCCTGCGCATCCTGTATCAAGAGCATGCCTTGGGCCACGACACCGGCAATCACTGGGAGCCGATCACCGTCGAAACCATCTATCCCGCGGTCATCGTCTCCGTCGAGGAGAACGTCCCCAGCAAGCAGACCGAGGGCCCGCTCGGCTGCACACTCGCACTCGCCGCCGACGACACCACCCTTGTCTACATCAACGCCGCCACCGCTGACGAGCCCGAAGCCGGCCCTTGGCAGCACGACCCGTGCGGCGCCGCGAAAAAGGTCGCCGCCCTCACTGTCAACAATCTGACTGCGTAA
- a CDS encoding WXG100 family type VII secretion target: MSAFPPSWSTAPPTPVTPPQAEMPYPTDADAKIRYWADFIGAHGIITLLDKLRVFIAGDIGKVLHLADTFATETALTKAAEQLNAAQLTLAKAWHGDAADQFNAYAGKAVTTLGQNQSSMISLTSTMSSVAETIIDTYKNLLMTIGKCAINLAQLGGKIGIAVVESAALPPLAIIEFKDVADAINSAFATFWNDCLTLLGGLMTNIGKLVGNRIQLTTIEASFARLPDVGDSNEVIDDPGRWRVKPGATHS, encoded by the coding sequence GTGAGCGCCTTTCCCCCGTCATGGTCGACCGCCCCGCCGACACCGGTCACACCGCCGCAGGCCGAGATGCCTTACCCCACCGACGCCGACGCAAAGATCCGATACTGGGCCGACTTCATCGGTGCACACGGCATCATCACCTTGCTGGACAAGCTTCGAGTCTTCATCGCCGGCGACATCGGCAAGGTCCTCCACCTCGCCGACACGTTCGCCACCGAAACGGCCCTCACCAAAGCGGCTGAGCAGCTCAACGCCGCCCAGCTGACCCTGGCGAAGGCCTGGCACGGCGACGCCGCCGACCAGTTCAACGCCTACGCCGGCAAGGCCGTGACCACCCTGGGCCAGAACCAGAGCTCGATGATCAGCCTGACCAGCACCATGTCCTCGGTTGCCGAGACGATCATCGACACCTACAAGAACCTGCTCATGACCATCGGCAAATGCGCGATCAACCTCGCCCAGCTCGGCGGGAAGATCGGCATCGCCGTCGTGGAATCGGCTGCCCTGCCCCCGCTGGCCATCATCGAGTTCAAAGACGTCGCCGACGCGATCAACTCCGCGTTCGCGACATTCTGGAACGACTGCCTGACCTTGCTCGGCGGGCTGATGACCAATATCGGCAAACTGGTCGGCAACCGCATCCAGTTGACCACGATCGAAGCCAGCTTCGCCAGGCTGCCCGACGTCGGGGACAGCAACGAGGTCATCGACGACCCGGGTCGCTGGCGGGTCAAGCCAGGAGCGACTCACTCATGA
- a CDS encoding YbaB/EbfC family nucleoid-associated protein yields the protein MNYQDELYHLAREIDAAATAVAQTAQQIEHQPLQVPLPGDLGSITVSGAGELTAVTLDGTVLHQYSADALSRTLLRAIQDAETQAERRRVDTIAAAVTETGLA from the coding sequence GTGAACTACCAGGACGAGCTCTACCACTTGGCGCGCGAGATCGACGCCGCCGCGACGGCGGTCGCGCAGACCGCCCAGCAGATCGAGCACCAGCCGCTGCAGGTGCCGCTACCGGGTGATCTGGGGTCGATTACCGTGTCCGGCGCCGGCGAGCTCACCGCCGTCACCCTCGACGGCACCGTGCTGCACCAATACTCCGCCGACGCCCTCTCCCGCACCCTGCTGCGAGCCATCCAGGACGCCGAGACCCAGGCCGAACGCCGCCGCGTCGACACCATCGCCGCGGCTGTCACCGAAACGGGGCTGGCATGA
- a CDS encoding YbaB/EbfC family nucleoid-associated protein, protein MVFNADVMRRQADELDAELEQVRFTGQSRDGAVTAVVSGHGRLIDLRISAAVMRGAHPQTVGPDVVEAVSAARRAAAGPALAKMRAVLDKDQVWQPQSAGARPDQPAPAGDYPPPAVSPAAERRPREEVGEEDFGELDFLTDDDSDDEDRGRW, encoded by the coding sequence GTGGTGTTCAACGCGGACGTGATGCGGCGCCAGGCCGACGAGCTGGACGCCGAGCTCGAACAGGTCCGGTTCACCGGCCAGTCCCGCGACGGCGCGGTGACCGCGGTCGTCAGCGGGCACGGCCGCCTGATCGACCTGAGAATCAGCGCGGCGGTGATGCGCGGAGCGCACCCGCAGACTGTGGGTCCCGACGTGGTGGAGGCGGTGTCGGCCGCCCGCCGCGCCGCCGCCGGCCCCGCTCTCGCGAAGATGCGCGCCGTCCTGGACAAAGACCAGGTATGGCAGCCCCAATCCGCCGGGGCCCGTCCGGACCAGCCCGCGCCCGCGGGCGATTACCCGCCACCGGCGGTGTCCCCGGCTGCCGAACGGCGGCCGCGGGAGGAGGTCGGCGAAGAGGATTTCGGCGAGCTGGACTTCTTGACCGACGACGACAGCGACGACGAGGACCGGGGGCGCTGGTGA